GCAATTAATTAGTACTTTGGAAATCGTTAGCATTTTTAGGAGTGCATTTGGTTTCTTCTGCCGAAATAGTCAGTTCCCTGCAGACAAGGCAGGAGGGGGTTGAGCAGAGTTGAGTTAGGAGGAGTGGGCACAGTCCTGGGCAGGAACTGCAGTCCCCAGGAGACTTAAGAGACTTTGGCTCTCACCTGAATCCCAGATTCCCCGCTCCCGCGGGCTTCATTCCCTGGCTTTTCACACTGCCGGGGAGAGAAAGGGGAGACTTTCCCTCAGTCCCCTCCCAGACCAGTCCCAGCCCCAAAATGGCAGCATTTTAACCCTGGGGCGAGCCGCTTCCGCTCCACCTCCGCGGCCATCCAGCCCCATCTCCGCGGAGCCTTGGCTCCCCGATCCTGCGAGTGAAACCAGctgctctccttttccttcccgcGGTTGGTGGGAGATTCACGCCAGCCACTCACCCCGGGTTTATGTCCATTTCCTCCGCCGCTCCCACCGTGGTTGCCGGAGGAGGAGCCGGTGCTGGATCCCTGCAGGGGAAAGCAAGATTTCAAACGCTGTCCTAAAGGACCTAAAGGGGACCCAGTCGTTCCCAGCGGTGTTACAGATTTGTTGGAACCCCAATCAGATTCCAGTCCTCTTTCCAACCTCCAGACCTTCCCCCTCTTTAGCCTGTTGGTCGCTGCAGGAAGTTATTCCGAGCATGGAGAAGGCCAGGTGTGGCCGAGGGTATTCGGAACTACGCAATGATTTGGAGAACCTGAGCTGCTGCCCACCGCAGGCCGGGGGTGGGAACCCCTGGAGCCCGGCCGCGCAGTAGCCGCGATCCTGCCACCAGGGGGCAGCAAGTGGAAGGGACCCTAGAGCCCTCACCTGGGAGCGGCCGTAGCTGCCTTGGTCACCATTCCCAGAACTGCCCTAGATGGGGGAGAGGAGGATCATACGGGGAGCGGCGCATGAGAGCAGCTCAGGTTATTCGGCTTATTGTGTCCACGCACCTCCTCCTGTCTGACACTTTTCCCGACCCCCGAGGAAGCCAGATGTGGCTCCCTCTCCAGCTCGACTCCAAGACACGGGATGGGAGAGGCCGTCAGCCAAGGGGTTGGACAGGCCATTGACCAGGAGGCTGGAGAGACTGCCGGCTCTGGAGTCAGTGAGGCCCGGGGCCCTGGGGTGGCAGCTGCGGGGTCACAGCGCCCCTTCCTGCCCTCACACCCATCGTGCAGGGGCCCCATGTGTGAATGTCGTCTGCACCGTCGCTCTGTCAGCGTCCGTAGGTCTCCCGGATCACAGTCCTGCCCCCATTCTCCTGGGAGCTTCCCAGACAAGTGTCATATTCTCCCATGTCCCCCTCTTTCTCCGCCACCCCACGGTCTCCTGAGACTTGCCAAGTGGACTTGACTGCAAGAGCTTAGACAGGCGGGATAACGTCCCCACCATCACAGAGTGGAAAATAGGGATACAGAGTCAGAAGCAGTGGGGTGGCTCTGGCAGAAACGATAGTGCGCGCATCAGGGGCACAGCATGGGTGGGgaacaggaggctgagggagcctCAGGGTGACGACTATCAGCGAGGCCGCCCATCCTCGGGCAGCGGCAGCTTTCAGAGAAACTTGGAGCCCTCTCCCGGCAGGGACCACTAGGGCCTCaccccatctcagccttccacagAGGTGCCAAACTCACCCAGGAGGACTCACTGCCGCTGTCACCTCTGCTGCCACCACTGTtgccactgctgccaccactgctgcCGCCACTGCTGCCgccactgctgctgccactgctgctgccaccactgctgctgcCATTGTTGTTGTCACCAttgctgccactgccactgctgccCGACTGTGAGCCGCTGCCTCCCTGAGGGGCAGGAAGGGAGCAGGGCTGGGATTAAAGACAGAGCACCAAGACgggcccctcctccctccctctccacccagGCCATATTCCATGATGCCCAGTCTAAGGGGAGCAGAACTTCTCCATTTCCTCCTGGTGCACAACTCCTGGGTTGCCCCTCTCCACTCACCCCAGAGTTGCTGGAGCCTCCACCTGAGCCAGATGGTGGGGGATTCGTGCACTGTCGAGGGAAAGGGATGGTGAGTTTGGGGACGGTGAGTTTGGAGACGTTGGCCTCGGCCATGGACACAGGCCAGGCCTCTCCCATTCTTTGGGGCTTGGCTTCCTTTCTCCTAATGTGTTTCTCCCACCTCCCCTTCCCAtctgcctcctccccaggcccaggcccgtctcttcctccttttttttttttttttttttttgagacagggtctcactctgttgctcaggctggagtgcagtgatgcgatctcggctcactgcaacctccatctcccaggttcaagtgattctcctgcctccgcctcccaagtggctgcaattacaggcgcatgccactatgaccggctgatttttgtatttttagtgaagacagggtttcaccatgttgaccaggctggtcttgaactcctgacctcaggtgatccacgtgccttggcctcccaaagtgctgggattacaggtgtgagccacctcgcccagccccatCTCTTCCTCTCACCCCAATCCCTCCACTCCCCCATCTTgctttcctctttgtctttcccCAGCTCTCTGTAGCCTGCACCCAGTGGCTTCTTCATTTGTTCCCAGCCCCTTCCTCTTACCCCTTCATTCTGGTTGCTGGCTCTCACTGAACCATAGCCAGGCTGGGCCACAGCTCCCTGCAGAGAGGGTGAGACTGAGAGTAGGATCCAGAGGGACCAGGGAGGCACGCGGAGCATGTGGgcttggagggagggaggtggcagGTAGCAGGTCTGGGGGTGACTTTACCTGAGTGTTGGTCCCAAAGTTTGGTGGCCCTCCATTGCCTCCTTGACCCCAGGGAGCTCCCTGAGGATTCATTCCAAAGCTGCCTGCTGAGTTTCCGGGGTATCCGTGGACCCACGGAGTCCCCAGACCTCCAGGAttgccctggccctggcctccaAGGCCACCTTGAGAGCCAAAGATGCCATGGCCTCCAGAAGTTTCCTGCAAGAACAACATACCTGCACTTAGTGGGACCATCTCTGACCCTGGTAGAGAAGAGCCAGGGCAAATCATAAAGAGACcaggagagagacaggcagagggaCTCCAGGGTGGCATAGGAGGGGGGCAGAACATAGAAGGAAGCTGCCCCAGAAGCCTGCAAGTAAGAG
The DNA window shown above is from Homo sapiens chromosome 19, GRCh38.p14 Primary Assembly and carries:
- the DMKN gene encoding dermokine isoform 4 precursor (isoform 4 precursor is encoded by transcript variant 4); its protein translation is MKFQGPLACLLLALCLGSGEAGPLQSGEESTGTNIGEALGHGLGDALSEGVGKAIGKEAGGAAGSKVSEALGQGTREAVGTGVRQVPGFGVADALGNRVGEAAHALGNTGHEIGRQAEDVIRHGADAVRGSWQGVPGHNGAWETSGGHGIFGSQGGLGGQGQGNPGGLGTPWVHGYPGNSAGSFGMNPQGAPWGQGGNGGPPNFGTNTQGAVAQPGYGSVRASNQNEGCTNPPPSGSGGGSSNSGGGSGSQSGSSGSGSNGDNNNGSSSGGSSSGSSSGGSSGGSSGGSSGNSGGSRGDSGSESSWGSSTGSSSGNHGGSGGGNGHKPGCEKPGNEARGSGESGIQNSETSPGMFNFDTFWKNFKSKLGFINWDAINKDQRSSRIP
- the DMKN gene encoding dermokine isoform 15 (isoform 15 is encoded by transcript variant 16) → MLGITSCSDQQAKEGEGLEGSSTGSSSGNHGGSGGGNGHKPGCEKPGNEARGSGESGIQNSETSPGMFNFDTFWKNFKSKLGFINWDAINKDQRSSRIP
- the DMKN gene encoding dermokine isoform 5 precursor (isoform 5 precursor is encoded by transcript variant 5), which codes for MKFQGPLACLLLALCLGSGEAGPLQSGEESTGTNIGEALGHGLGDALSEGVGKAIGKEAGGAAGSKVSEALGQGTREAVGTGVRQVPGFGVADALGNRVGEAAHALGNTGHEIGRQAEDVIRHGADAVRGSWQGVPGHNGAWETSGGHGIFGSQGGLGGQGQGNPGGLGTPWVHGYPGNSAGSFGMNPQGAPWGQGGNGGPPNFGTNTQGAVAQPGYGSVRASNQNEGCTNPPPSGSGGGSSNSGGGSGSQSGSSGSGSNGDNNNGSSSGGSSSGSSSGGSSGGSSGGSSGNSGGSRGDSGSESSWGSSTGSSSGNHGGSGGGNGHKPGCEKPGNEARGSGESGIQGFRGQGVSSNMRNSETSPGMFNFDTFWKNFKSKLGFINWDAINKDQRSSRIP
- the DMKN gene encoding dermokine isoform 16 (isoform 16 is encoded by transcript variant 17), with amino-acid sequence MLGITSCSDQQAKEGEGLEGSSTGSSSGNHGGSGGGNGHKPGNSETSPGMFNFDTFWKNFKSKLGFINWDAINKDQRSSRIP
- the DMKN gene encoding dermokine isoform 10 precursor (isoform 10 precursor is encoded by transcript variant 10), which gives rise to MKFQGPLACLLLALCLGSGEAGPLQSGEESTGTNIGEALGHGLGDALSEGVGKAIGKEAGGAAGSKVSEALGQGTREAVGTGVRQVPGFGVADALGNRVGEAAHALGNTGHEIGRQAEDVIRHGADAVRGSWQGVPGHNGAWETSGGHGIFGSQGGLGGQGQGNPGGLGTPWVHGYPGNSAGSFGMNPQGAPWGQGGNGGPPNFGTNTQGAVAQPGYGSVRASNQNEGCTNPPPSGSGGGSSNSGGGSGSQSGSSGSGSNGDNNNGSSSGGSSSGSSSGGSSGGSSGGSSGNSGGSRGDSGSESSWGSSTGSSSGNHGGSGGGNGHKPGNSETSPGMFNFDTFWKNFKSKLGFINWDAINKDQRSSRIP